The following proteins come from a genomic window of Campylobacter concisus:
- a CDS encoding type VI secretion system Vgr family protein: protein MDKNLTSPTSSLTKPVMLASGNSVATDGFVDYGVSSDTFSTLQIANESNDKFIVTRADIYENLESIFSIECFAYINLVKNPLYENLDTIYNNDKSYSSIYKYLDKSIKLSIKRPSSTNKNIVPDGSSNDMHFSGIVSDVEYLGVDDETSTNIDKKYFFKFKLTSPLYRLSINRANRIYTDQSILEVVKDILAFNKQRLTKELDFSNIKNNYNKREFIAQYNESDLAFITRLCHDSGIYFYEDNEKIYFHDTFILAYSNQNENFTSSDTSSGKEARKVSFNVNLNNNLATEHINKITKSETLKANSFTHSFQNTAYPNVLESKNEKIFDEQVNIYDKHINLDEYSFSDTSLLEVSTYLKKLRSDMLLKEFTASSNVFALSLNDNISVAIDASKGEYEFKIIALKHTYIDESVLENTLNLGDNVPFKDKKFISSYTNEISIIPSSVKFVPSYKQKPKAPDITLGLVVGQDGLNSQNNTIHTDSYGRVKVRLNAFSTQEIIDKDDAINASYHKSAYLRVITPIASNSSGFFAIPRIGDEVIISFLQNDIDNPVVSGSLYNASNTPLVNVDSNYHQTSLSSKTIGANETGINEITLSNLKNKEQIYVKAEKDYDELVNNDFSQTILNDKSSQVHGSYTERVKKAHIQTIDLAKNVNVGAEYLTTVGLSKDTVVGVSNTLNVAVDNNTRVGQDSHEFVGHDKFVEVKSNLNTTIHNDEMKEVKGTKEQNIDGGYKLNSQKGINEFSNEHIVLQANSYIDINAKSNFTTKTAAQHTEIADSKFSNIETTYEVNAKDKIIHQVGSTKVTIEGSSVVIEVAGVKAIFDSRGLRVIGGDIKAL from the coding sequence ATGGACAAAAATTTAACATCACCAACATCATCACTAACTAAGCCTGTCATGCTAGCATCCGGTAACTCAGTGGCAACAGACGGCTTTGTGGACTACGGCGTATCTAGCGATACTTTCTCGACTCTTCAGATAGCAAACGAGTCAAACGATAAATTTATCGTTACACGTGCAGATATTTATGAAAATTTAGAAAGTATATTTAGCATAGAGTGCTTTGCTTATATAAATTTGGTGAAAAACCCACTTTATGAAAATTTAGACACCATCTACAATAACGATAAAAGTTACTCAAGCATATATAAATATCTTGATAAAAGTATAAAGCTAAGCATAAAAAGGCCGTCTTCAACAAATAAAAATATCGTTCCAGATGGTAGCTCAAACGATATGCACTTTAGCGGAATAGTAAGCGATGTAGAGTATCTTGGCGTAGACGATGAGACTAGTACAAATATAGATAAAAAATACTTCTTTAAATTCAAGCTAACTTCGCCACTATATAGACTAAGCATAAATAGAGCAAATAGAATTTATACAGACCAGAGCATTTTAGAAGTAGTAAAAGATATTTTAGCTTTTAATAAACAAAGACTAACCAAAGAGCTAGACTTCTCAAATATCAAAAATAACTACAACAAAAGAGAATTTATAGCCCAGTACAATGAAAGCGACCTAGCCTTTATAACAAGACTTTGCCATGATAGTGGTATATATTTTTATGAAGATAATGAAAAAATTTATTTTCATGATACATTTATACTAGCTTATAGCAATCAAAATGAAAATTTTACTTCAAGCGATACAAGCAGTGGCAAGGAAGCTAGAAAAGTAAGCTTTAATGTAAATTTGAATAATAATCTAGCAACCGAACACATAAATAAAATAACAAAGAGCGAGACGCTAAAAGCAAATAGCTTTACGCACTCTTTTCAAAATACAGCTTATCCAAATGTGTTGGAGAGTAAAAATGAAAAGATATTTGACGAGCAGGTAAATATCTATGATAAGCATATAAATTTGGACGAGTATTCATTTAGTGATACTAGCTTGCTTGAAGTTAGCACCTACCTTAAGAAACTAAGAAGCGATATGCTTTTAAAAGAATTTACCGCTAGCTCAAATGTATTTGCATTAAGTTTAAATGACAATATCTCGGTAGCTATTGATGCTAGCAAGGGCGAATATGAGTTTAAAATAATAGCTTTAAAGCATACTTATATTGATGAGAGCGTTTTAGAAAATACTTTAAATTTAGGCGATAATGTCCCATTTAAAGATAAAAAATTTATAAGCTCATACACAAATGAGATAAGCATCATTCCAAGTAGTGTGAAATTTGTCCCAAGCTACAAACAAAAACCAAAAGCACCAGACATCACGCTAGGTCTTGTAGTCGGTCAAGATGGGCTAAACAGCCAAAATAACACGATCCATACTGATAGCTATGGTAGGGTAAAGGTGAGGTTAAATGCTTTTAGCACACAAGAGATAATCGATAAAGACGACGCTATCAACGCAAGCTATCACAAGAGTGCTTATCTAAGAGTGATAACGCCTATTGCTAGCAATAGCTCAGGCTTTTTTGCCATACCAAGGATCGGCGATGAGGTTATCATCTCGTTTTTACAAAATGACATAGATAACCCAGTAGTAAGCGGTAGCCTATATAATGCCTCAAATACGCCACTTGTAAATGTGGATAGCAACTATCACCAAACATCTCTTAGCTCAAAGACAATTGGCGCAAATGAGACCGGTATAAACGAGATTACTTTATCAAATTTAAAAAATAAAGAACAAATTTATGTAAAAGCAGAAAAGGACTATGACGAGCTTGTAAATAACGACTTTTCTCAAACAATACTAAATGATAAAAGCTCACAGGTGCATGGAAGTTATACTGAGCGAGTAAAAAAAGCCCACATTCAGACGATAGATCTAGCAAAAAATGTAAATGTGGGAGCTGAATATCTAACAACAGTCGGACTTTCAAAAGATACAGTAGTGGGCGTCTCAAATACGCTAAATGTAGCTGTTGATAACAATACAAGAGTAGGTCAAGATAGTCATGAATTTGTAGGACATGATAAATTTGTAGAAGTAAAATCAAATCTTAATACGACTATACATAATGATGAGATGAAAGAGGTAAAAGGCACAAAAGAGCAAAATATAGATGGTGGTTATAAGCTAAATTCACAAAAAGGCATAAATGAATTTAGTAACGAGCATATTGTGCTTCAGGCAAATAGCTACATTGATATAAATGCTAAGTCAAATTTCACAACAAAAACAGCTGCCCAGCACACAGAGATTGCTGATTCAAAATTTAGCAATATAGAGACGACTTATGAGGTAAATGCCAAAGATAAGATAATCCATCAAGTAGGTAGCACAAAAGTAACGATAGAAGGATCAAGCGTCGTGATAGAAGTAGCTGGCGTAAAGGCGATATTTGATAGTAGAGGGCTAAGAGTTATTGGTGGAGATATAAAGGCTTTATAA